The Papaver somniferum cultivar HN1 chromosome 6, ASM357369v1, whole genome shotgun sequence genome segment GTAGGAGTTGTAACAATTGCATAATAACAAGCAGATGGGACCGGTTGGTAACCAAAGATGGATGAGGGTGGCTCCAGACCACTTAAACTAGACGTTTCATCAACATTGTATTTCTCTACCCATTCACACTGTTGATGTTGattattcttcttctccttatCCTCCTTCAAAACCCATAACTTCAGCTTCCCCGCGGACTAGAGCTGCACATGGACCGGTTCGGACCGGGTTTTTGgtggaaccggtacctgtacacgGAGTTGACCGGTTCCTCAATTTGTGTACCTGTATCTGTACCTGTACCTGAACTTGTACCTGTACTGGTAAGACCGGTCCGGTTCcagaccggtaccgggttttttacccaaattttgaaACACAAAGGCTAACAACAAACTAACTTaacatataaagttcaacattacaaCTTAAGTTCAAAATAACGAAGGTACCTGTACCTGTATCTGTACCTGTACCAAGACCAGGACCAgtacctgtacctggagttgaagatgagactaaacctaaaagaGACGGTTAGGATGTAATATCTTAAAAGATATCAATGACTCTAATTTACCGGGTTTTTCGGTTCGGTACAGACCGGGAATAGCccagaaccggtacctgtaccggTCTATACCGGGTATCAACATTcagaaccggtacatgtaccggtaacTCCGGGTCCGGGTCGGTTCGAGTCCGGGTCTTTCGGGTCCGGGTCGGTACAGGTAAATCggaccgggtcttgtgcagccttacCGCGGACACATAATCAAGGAAACAGACTGATCCATCGATCTCAAGTAGATTAATCATTCAAAGCTCCCTTTGGATATTTTATTGTGTAGAATGTTTCTCTACTAACATCGAAAGCAAGTATTTTTCTCTGATCATCGCTTGAATAACTCTCAAACCTATCATGGGTCAACCAATAGAAAGACCCACTAGCAAACCTCGGTTGAAGGTCATCATGCCGTAAACGAGGATACAATTCCGAAACAACCACATCTCTCCATGGTTCACTTTCAGTACCTAGAGTAAGAATCTTGAAAAAGTACTGGCCGTTCTGTATCCGTCCAGtatcataataaatacaaaaaaccTTGTACtttttcatgattgaatcataaGCCAACTGCGGAAGGAACTCATAAGAATTCCTTAGACAAGCAATATCTTGAAGAATAGGAAGTTTAACTGAATAACCAGTGATCGGATTATAAACATGATTAGTAACAAGTCCATCTTCTACACAAGATAAAAGTAGTAATCTCGAATGAAAAGTCTCTTGTTTACCAAACCAGTTTCAGGTCTAAAAtgaaaaatcttcttttctttcctATCAATATCATAGAAAACAACACCATTAGATCTCATAAAATAAGTACCATTATCTCGGTCAAGATAAAAAAGCCAAATAAATCCACGATCACTGTAAGTTCTGCTGAAGTGTAAACTGACAAATTTCAAATCATTGACAATTAAATTAGACCATAATTTGCATATACATCTGAATCTCATTAAGCTATCAACAGGTACTCTTGTTAATATATCATTTATAATAATATCATGAGAAAGATGAGGAAGAGTATTACTGAATCCTTCGGAATCACCATTCTTGACCTTCTTCTTTATCTCTTGCTGTGTTTCAATCCATTTCTGCTTACCGGTGGCCATTTCGATAACAACGAAACCGGTTTGAACACTTGGAATGGTGAATCTGAGATTTTCTATTTCAGCTTAAAAATGGAAGAAGAATTTCAGGAAATCGTCTAAACCCTAGGGCTCTCGACAACAGAAGAAGTAGCCAAAGACACTCTCTACAGTCTCGAGGGAGACCTCGTACAAGACTAGGCTTCTGTGGACCCAACAGAATAGATTACTTGGTATGAATTTCGTGATCCAAGCCCAAAATGAAGCCTTGATCGGAAGAGCAGTTCTACCACACTGGCCGATGAAATATTTCCGgtgtaaatttttttttggagACCTCGTTTTATCTAGCATGTGAATGTGAATGTTATGGATAACTTGGCCGGTTGGTCCATATTTCAAATCAGTAGTTGAAATTCCTCTTAGGATTTCGCCCAATAAATAAATCCCTGAACCCTGATGCGCCTGAAAGGGTGGCAATAACAGGGGCACGGCTAAAGATGGGATATCAAGTCACTTGCATCAATTTCTACAGAAGCTGAGGCGAGAACGCCTCAATCGTCTTTGTCTACATCAAAATGTACATGTAGGGGGTACGAAAGACATAAAGCATTGTAACTCTTTGGAAGCCCAACAAGcttatttaattattaaaaaagaatcttaaaaaaacacacaaagcatTGCAACTCTTTCTGACAGAGCAAAAGAAAAATCATTCTATCAAGTTTCACTTGGATTCTTTACTGAAACATTCATTTGCTAGTAGATGATATACCTCCTATTTTATCATAGGATCTTTTTACACAATCATAGATCCAAGTCTAACTCAAGAGAAAATGTAGTACCCTCCTAATGGCCAGTTCTTGATTCCGTTGCAAGCCTCACAGTAATTCCTGCACAGAGCATGTTTCTATCACTTAGCTGTCTAAGTTCCTCTCAGCCAACCTGCAAAGTTAATCATTAGTATTACAATGGCATCTTTCGATTTCCAAACTTAAAAGGAGCATGGACAAGAACTTTGTAACACTCATCATTATGAAAACGTAGGTAGAATAAATGGAGAAAACATACTGTGTGCAGAATAAATATAGAAAACATACTGGATGAACAAGTGTTTGCTGCAACATTGAGGGAGAGATCGCTCATAAATTTACTTCTTGGTTGATGAATATACTACAGAAATATGTACTTCTACATAACTATGGGGGCATTCTCATGTTCTCTGCATGGTTTCTAATCCACATGGAGTACAAGTGAAAACAAATTGTAATCTACTTCAAAAGCTACAATGTGGCCCAAAAGATTGAAGGTTGAAATATTAAACAAGATGATCCTTAATTTCCTAAGGCAAAACTCTAGAGCGCATAAACACTTCTTGAGGTCGTTGGTTAgtctgatttttcagtgtttgtatGACCATTGGACTCCGTTCTTGTCTGGTCTCGTAAATCAGAGTCTACCAAAGAACACTCTAACTATAAAGGCGTGTCATTTATTAGCACGAGAAAAACATGCATTCCGAGCAGAATGTGATCCTATGATGTTTTGCAAGTGCATTTTGACATTGAAAATGACATACTTTGGGAAAATTTAATTCACTCGCCTTAGCTTGGCTGGTACCTGAACAAGTATGCCTAGGTATTCATTCTTCTGCTAGTTTAGTTCACAGTGTCATTACAATTTAAAGGTGTCTAATATGTGAATCTCCTAATAACAGTTTCAGAGATTTACTTTTTCAGCTTATAACAAGGAGACCTGTTTGAAATCGAACCTAAATAATCATGATATTCATTATCTTCTCTTTGGATGAGAATTAACTAAACAaggcaaaataaaaagaaaccttaaGTGATGTACATAAGAActttctcaaaaacaagatatcTTGATACGTACCAGCAAGTTTGACTAGAAGTTGGCGAGGCAGTTGAGATGCCACTGGTAAGATATTGTTTCCATTTGAAAGATGGAATCCAACCTTCTTAACTGAAGATCGTAACTGGAAACGAGTGCCTCTTCACGTCCACAGTAGGTCCAAAATATGATCTTAACTGTGGGACTTGTAACGATTGCATAACAATTATCAGGCTCATACCCGTAGCAGGGTGGCTCCAGACCACTTAAACTAGGCATATTATCAACATTGTATTTCTCTACCCATTCATATTCTCGATGTTGATTATTCTTCTCCTTACCCTCCTTCAAAACCCATAACCTCAACTTCTCCGTGGACTCATAATCAAGGAAGCAGAGTGATCCATCCATCTCAAGTAGTTTACAATCATTCAAAGCTCATTTTGGATACATTATTCTGTAAAATGTTTCTCTACTAACATCAAAAGCAAGTATGTTTCTCTGATTATCGCTTAAATTAATCTCATTCCTTTGATGAGTTAACCAATACAATGACCCACTAGAAAACATCGGTAAATAGTCATCAAGTAAACGAGGACACGATTTCGGAACAACCAAATCTCTCCATGTTTCACTTTCGACGCCTAGAGTGACGATCTTGAAAGAATAGTTGTCCTTTTGTTTACGATCACTAAAACAAAGACAAAGAACCTTGAACTTTCCCATAATTGAATCATAAGCTAACTGCACATTATAAATATTCCTTTGAGGAGCAGTATTATTAGGAAGTTTAATTGAACAACCAgtaattggattataaacatgatGTGTTTCAATTTCATGTCCATCTTCACGGCAAGATAAAAGTATCACACCATTTAGAGAATCTCGAACAGTAAGGGTCTTGTTTAGAGCTGGCAACCGGGCGGGGCCCGCCCGTTGCGGGTTctacgggttcgggttaatacgggtcGAAAACCGCGGGtggaaattcttcacgggttgtcatttcttcaacccgtacTCGTAACGGACTgaacttgcgggttcacgggttagcccgcccgtttgccagctctgtcctcaacttctgcattccaaaatcattacaaagaGATTAAACTTTCGTCAGCAAAGCATAATAACGTCGATACTACCAAGGCCAAAAGATCAACTCCTGTGCATTTCATAACAATATTATTTCCTAACATACAAACTCTAATAAGTAGAGAAACAAATTCCTAGTAGAACATGATATTAATACATGTCCCAAAATTCAAGCATTTTTCCCTTTTCCATTGAATGATATCGAAAGTAGTAAACGGGAATCACATGGCACAACCACAGACCACCACACAAGCAACCataaccaccaaccaccaccgccacaaACACCCACAACCAGCACCACCCACCACGACGTCCACAACCGCCAACCACCAGAACCACACATACCGCTACAACCATCAACCACCACTACTAATTTGGagcatttcttttcttcttttatccACTATCCAGTGTATGGAAAGCAAATTAGTAAATCAAAACCTATAGTCTAAGGCACTTAGGCTCTAAAAGATAATGTTAAACACCCATATTTGACTATTCTAAATGTTTCATTCTTCTTGCCCTAACTTAAATTTAGAGATAAAACCAAATATTTCTACTTCCTGTAACATATATATGAATTCAAATTAAAGCTAATACCAtcacaaattttcattttctGATGATAAAAAGGACATGGGTTTTCCGTTAAGAACTCAAAATATGTGTTATTGAATCAAAAACTTACAAAATTACAGAAaaattttgtgaatttttttaggttttccatcaataGCTAAAGATATCTACTGTTGTTGATAAAATTTGCAGAACCCATTACATGAAAATGATAAATTAGAGAACCCATTACATGAAAATGGTTTATTATCATTTCTGGTTTACTAATTAGAGAAGTAGAGAAAGGGATTCAGAGAAGTTAGAGAAAGAGATTCAGAGAAGTTAGAGAACTGAAGTAGAGCAAGAGAATTatctagttttttttctttttatacctAGGGCTAGGAGGTGTTGGAGACATACACGTATAGATGGGAGGGGCCACGCGTCACAAGTATCCCATGGCGGGTTGACGGTCTGAACCCGCGGGTACACGAGACGGGACGGGTTTACCCGTTTTTGCACGGGCCAGCATTttgccaaccctaacccggcttgtttagaaaccagccgagccgggttcgggtttttacGGGCCGGGCCGGGTGAACCCGCGAGTTTTTGGCTTGTTTTCCAGCTCTAGTCTTGTTTACCAAACCAGATTCTGGCCTAAATTGGAAAACCTTCTTCTCTTTCTTATCAATATCATAAAAAACAATAACATTAGATTTGACAAGACCAGCTTCTCTATCAAGATcatcatcattctcaacatagTTTTCAGAAATCCAGATCAATCCACGGTTACTATAAGTTCGACATAAATTGATAAATTCAGAATCACTAATGATTAAATTAGACCATGATTTGCATACACATCTGAATCTCATTAAACTATCAATAGGTACTCTTGTTAAGATACCATAAATAATAATATCATGAgaaagatgaggaagagaattaCTGAGTCCTTCTGATGAATTACCATTGCCAATTTTCTGCTTGTTGTTCTTCATCGTCATCACTTTGTTCTGTGTCACAGTTTCTTCATGTCGAGTTGGAATCAGTTTTTGTTCTTTGATCGCCATTAATTGTGTAGCTCTGGGAGGATTGAGCAGTACACGAAAACCTTAATCGAAGAAGTAAGAGGATTCTGAAAgacaaaaccctagaattttattTTATGCAGCAAGATATAAGGGCCAGACTGCCATACGCCCAGAAGATCCAAGATATATCCGCCTCCCTGAGTCAGACGACTCGGACCAAGGCTGAAAGAGGCTTGATAGGTGGCAGGCTACCTTTTCATGGTAATTTCTCAACTTAAAACATAAATCTAAACATAGATCTAGAAATGGTGTTAGGTGTCTTAGACCATCTCCAATGAGGGATTTGTATCCTTATTTAGGGGAAATACTATATCCTATGGGATTGGAAATTCCCCTAACCCCTTCATCCCTACCCCATATATAGGGATTTCGATTGAGGAATTAGGGAATAGGAGTATAGGTAAACTGAATAGGGATCGGTAAACTGTATACCGATTAGCTTTCAATCCACATTGTGTATCACGGTCGGTATTCTGTTTTACGAGGGGATCCACAACTATAACCGCGATCGTGAAACATTTTTACGATAGGTGAAATGTCT includes the following:
- the LOC113291037 gene encoding putative F-box protein At1g20657, which translates into the protein MATGKQKWIETQQEIKKKVKNGDSEGFSNTLPHLSHDIIINDILTRVPVDSLMRFRCICKLWSNLIVNDLKFVSLHFSRTYSDRGFIWLFYLDRDNGTYFMRSNGVVFYDIDRKEKKIFHFRPETVKLPILQDIACLRNSYEFLPQLAYDSIMKKYKVFCIYYDTGRIQNGQYFFKILTLGTESEPWRDVVVSELYPRLRHDDLQPRFASGSFYWLTHDRFESYSSDDQRKILAFDVSRETFYTIKYPKGALND
- the LOC113291039 gene encoding F-box/LRR-repeat/kelch-repeat protein At2g27520-like produces the protein MAIKEQKLIPTRHEETVTQNKVMTMKNNKQKIGNGNSSEGLSNSLPHLSHDIIIYGILTRVPIDSLMRFRCVCKSWSNLIISDSEFINLCRTYSNRGLIWISENYVENDDDLDREAGLVKSNVIVFYDIDKKEKKVFQFRPESGLLAYDSIMGKFKVLCLCFSDRKQKDNYSFKIVTLGVESETWRDLVVPKSCPRLLDDYLPMFSSGSLYWLTHQRNEINLSDNQRNILAFDVSRETFYRIMYPK